In the Astatotilapia calliptera chromosome 5, fAstCal1.2, whole genome shotgun sequence genome, one interval contains:
- the nek4 gene encoding serine/threonine-protein kinase Nek4 isoform X1, which produces MMNNYTFIRVVGKGSYGEVNLVKHKTDRKQYVIKRLNLTTSSKRERRAAEQEAQLLSQLRHPNIVTYKESWEGDDCQLYIVMGFCEGGDLYHRLKQQKGELLPERQVVEWFVQIAMALQYLHERNILHRDLKTQNIFLTKTNIIKVGDLGIARVLENQNDMASTLIGTPYYMSPELFSNKPYNHKSDVWALGCCVYEMSTLKHAFNAKDMNSLVYRIVEGKLPQMPSKYEPQLGDLIKSMLSKRPEDRPDVKLILRQPYIKRQIAMFLEATKEKTAKSRKRPVGGSGDCRTSSVSPVMSCQPKPERLAPSPQPEPRARVKRKDDKSQHFKGRNGVVDSTPIQTPPPFKPSSPDALRASLLTVSNIDIDIPVQLDNDLIQRQVQRPQPVVSHHRAANEPLTHNVSKDSKVRGKPDPFPPPSPLKPPLKSVSGVCSTREDEGRVAGDLSDFQRQAKSNPGDKLSISGEKKISDMDDKDDTMELLKKADPQDPNPENEVLEADADNKNNTVTLFKHAPAHLPTSDIQESLESTEKLLEPLPPPLEPVKEESPLQASKPDRAATCLTPLYLSSEPSISQQHRGKHTRQKHEDQDKSKVAALRPLPQLPVDTVAVEGKKRSRRNSETKKADVTVTSESVSSHNDGLLPAPQDRPLSARERRRLRQSQESARQPCVSAVRRASYDVTSTKAEHDSAPFTRSVSASFAESNSKQDKLLEQKSDEDECSSSTSSTERSEGDCRERKTESSDMHDLVNMMTQTLRMDVGDGVSEGDRGRFGSTALPEFKLNRKYRDTLLLHGKAREEAENLSLGQIEGSPSGPAKIRRAIERLRTDVVKGLGVKLLDKVLEVMEEEDDAKRELCLRNLMGDEKYQAYAVMVRQLKFFEDMAFKI; this is translated from the exons ATGATGAATAATTACACTTTCATCAGGGTCGTTGGGAAAGGGAGCTATGGGGAGGTGAACTTggtgaaacacaaaacagaccGTAAACAG TATGTTATAAAGAGATTGAATTTGACCACCTCCTCCAAACGTGAACGACGTGCTGCGGAGCAGGAGGCGCAGCTGCTGTCTCAACTGCGCCATCCCAACATTGTGACTTACAAGGAGTCCTGGGAAGGAGATGACTGCCAGCTGTACATTGTGATGGGTTTCTGTGAAGGTGGAGACCTCTATCACAGGCTTAAACAACAAAAAGGAGAGCTGTTACCCGAGAGGCAGGTGGTGGAGTGGTTTGTCCAGATAGCCATGGCATTGCAG TACCTACATGAGAGGAACATTCTTCATCGGGACCTTAAAACGCAGAATATCTTCCTGACGAAAACCAACATCATTAAAGTGGGGGACCTTGGCATTGCCCGAGTACTGGAGAACCAGAATGATATGGCCAGCACACTCATAGGAACCCCATACTACATGAGTCCTGAACTCTTCTCTAATAAACCTTATAACCACAAG TCAGATGTCTGGGCCCTGGGCTGCTGTGTATATGAGATGTCTACACTGAAACATGCCTTCAATGCCAAGGACATGAACTCACTGGTGTATCGTATTGTAGAGGGAAAG CTTCCACAGATGCCCAGTAAGTATGAGCCCCAGCTTGGAGATTTAATCAAAAGCATGCTGTCTAAGAGACCTGAAGACAGGCCCGATGTCAAACTCATTCTCCGGCAGCCCTACATAAAACGACAAATTGCCATGTTCCTTGAGGCAACAAAAGA AAAAACGGCCAAGTCACGAAAAAGACCTGTTGGTGGCAGTGGTGATTGTAGGACCAgcagtgtgtcacctgtgatgTCATGTCAGCCAAAGCCTGAGAGGCTGGCTCCCAGTCCACAACCTGAACCTCGTGCCAGGGTAAAGCGG AAAGACGACAAATCGCAACACTTTAAAGGCCGGAACGGTGTGGTAGACAGCACTCCCATCCAGACGCCTCCGCCATTCAAACCCTCTTCACCTGATGCTCTCAGAGCATCCCTGCTTACTGTTAGCAATATCGATATTGATATCCCCGTGCAGCTGGACAATGACCTGATACAGAGACAGGTGCAGAGGCCCCAGCCTGTCGTGTCGCATCACCGGGCAGCTAATGAACCTCTCACGCACAATGTGAGCAAAGACAGCAAGGTGAGAGGGAAACCAGATCCCTTTCCCCCTCCTTCGCCACTAAAGCCTCCTCTGAAGTCTGTATCAGGTGTTTGCAGCACGAGAGAAGACGAAGGGAGGGTGGCCGGTGACTTGTCTGACTTTCAGCGACAGGCCAAATCAAACCCTGGGGACAAGTTATCTATCTCGGGGGAGAAAAAGATTTCAGATATGGACGATAAGGATGACACCATGGAGTTACTTAAAAAAGCTGATCCACAGGACCCAAATCCAGAAAACGAGGTTCTAGAAGCAGATGCAGACAATAAGAACAACACTGTGACTCTTTTCAAGCATGCTCCAGCACACCTACCTACCTCAGACATCCAA GAAAGCCTAGAATCTACTGAAAAGCTGTTAGAGCCACTCCCTCCACCACTG gaaCCCGTTAAGGAAGAATCTCCCTTACAAGCCAGTAAGCCAGATCGAGCTGCTACATGTCTAACTCCTCTGTACCTATCATCAGAACCATCTATATCacagcagcacagaggaaagcACACAAGACAGAAACATGAGGACCAGGACAAG TCCAAGGTGGCCGCTCTTAGACCTTTACCTCAGCTTCCTGTTGATACTGTAGCTGTGGAGGGGAaaaagaggagcaggaggaactCTGAGACCAAGAAAGCTGATGTGACTGTGACCTCAGAATCAGTTAGCTCCCATAATGATGGACTTTTACCAGCACCACAG gatCGTCCCCTCTCTgcaagagagagaagaagactGAGGCAGTCCCAAGAGAGTGCCAGACAACCAT GTGTTAGTGCTGTACGGAGGGCATCTTATGATGTCACGTCCACCAAGGCTGAGCACGACAGTGCCCCATTTACTCGATCTGTGTCTGCCTCTTTTGCAGAGTCCAATAGTAAG CAGGATAAACTGCTGGAGCAAAAGTCAGATGAAGATGAATGCAGCTCATCCACAAGTTCCACAGAGCGTTCAGAAGGAGACTGCAGGGAAAG AAAGACTGAATCCAGCGACATGCACGACTTAGTTAATATGATGACTCAGACTTTGAGAATGGATGTTGGAGATGGTGTAAGCGAGGGGGACAGAGGCAGATTTGGCTCTACCGCACTGCCAGAGTTTAAACTGAACAGGAAGTACAGGGATACCCTGTTGCTTCATGGGAAGGCTCGAGAGGAAGCGGAGAACTTGTCACTCGGTCAAATAG AAGGCTCTCCATCTGGTCCGGCCAAAATAAGAAGAGCCATAGAACGTCTGAGAACAGATGTGGTGAAGGGCCTGGGGGTCAAGCTGTTGGACAAAGTGCTGGaagtgatggaggaggaggatgacgcTAAAAGAGAA ctgtgccTTCGCAACCTAATGGGAGATGAGAAGTACCAAGCCTATGCTGTAATGGTGAGGCAGCTGAAATTCTTTGAGGATATGGcctttaagatttaa
- the nek4 gene encoding serine/threonine-protein kinase Nek4 isoform X3: MMNNYTFIRVVGKGSYGEVNLVKHKTDRKQYVIKRLNLTTSSKRERRAAEQEAQLLSQLRHPNIVTYKESWEGDDCQLYIVMGFCEGGDLYHRLKQQKGELLPERQVVEWFVQIAMALQYLHERNILHRDLKTQNIFLTKTNIIKVGDLGIARVLENQNDMASTLIGTPYYMSPELFSNKPYNHKSDVWALGCCVYEMSTLKHAFNAKDMNSLVYRIVEGKLPQMPSKYEPQLGDLIKSMLSKRPEDRPDVKLILRQPYIKRQIAMFLEATKEKTAKSRKRPVGGSGDCRTSSVSPVMSCQPKPERLAPSPQPEPRARVKRKDDKSQHFKGRNGVVDSTPIQTPPPFKPSSPDALRASLLTVSNIDIDIPVQLDNDLIQRQVQRPQPVVSHHRAANEPLTHNVSKDSKVRGKPDPFPPPSPLKPPLKSVSGVCSTREDEGRVAGDLSDFQRQAKSNPGDKLSISGEKKISDMDDKDDTMELLKKADPQDPNPENEVLEADADNKNNTVTLFKHAPAHLPTSDIQESLESTEKLLEPLPPPLEPVKEESPLQASKPDRAATCLTPLYLSSEPSISQQHRGKHTRQKHEDQDKSKVAALRPLPQLPVDTVAVEGKKRSRRNSETKKADVTVTSESVSSHNDGLLPAPQDRPLSARERRRLRQSQESARQPCVSAVRRASYDVTSTKAEHDSAPFTRSVSASFAESNSKQDKLLEQKSDEDECSSSTSSTERSEGDCRERKTESSDMHDLVNMMTQTLRMDVGDGVSEGDRGRFGSTALPEFKLNRKYRDTLLLHGKAREEAENLSLGQIGSPSGPAKIRRAIERLRTDVVKGLGVKLLDKVLEVMEEEDDAKRELCLRNLMGDEKYQAYAVMVRQLKFFEDMAFKI, from the exons ATGATGAATAATTACACTTTCATCAGGGTCGTTGGGAAAGGGAGCTATGGGGAGGTGAACTTggtgaaacacaaaacagaccGTAAACAG TATGTTATAAAGAGATTGAATTTGACCACCTCCTCCAAACGTGAACGACGTGCTGCGGAGCAGGAGGCGCAGCTGCTGTCTCAACTGCGCCATCCCAACATTGTGACTTACAAGGAGTCCTGGGAAGGAGATGACTGCCAGCTGTACATTGTGATGGGTTTCTGTGAAGGTGGAGACCTCTATCACAGGCTTAAACAACAAAAAGGAGAGCTGTTACCCGAGAGGCAGGTGGTGGAGTGGTTTGTCCAGATAGCCATGGCATTGCAG TACCTACATGAGAGGAACATTCTTCATCGGGACCTTAAAACGCAGAATATCTTCCTGACGAAAACCAACATCATTAAAGTGGGGGACCTTGGCATTGCCCGAGTACTGGAGAACCAGAATGATATGGCCAGCACACTCATAGGAACCCCATACTACATGAGTCCTGAACTCTTCTCTAATAAACCTTATAACCACAAG TCAGATGTCTGGGCCCTGGGCTGCTGTGTATATGAGATGTCTACACTGAAACATGCCTTCAATGCCAAGGACATGAACTCACTGGTGTATCGTATTGTAGAGGGAAAG CTTCCACAGATGCCCAGTAAGTATGAGCCCCAGCTTGGAGATTTAATCAAAAGCATGCTGTCTAAGAGACCTGAAGACAGGCCCGATGTCAAACTCATTCTCCGGCAGCCCTACATAAAACGACAAATTGCCATGTTCCTTGAGGCAACAAAAGA AAAAACGGCCAAGTCACGAAAAAGACCTGTTGGTGGCAGTGGTGATTGTAGGACCAgcagtgtgtcacctgtgatgTCATGTCAGCCAAAGCCTGAGAGGCTGGCTCCCAGTCCACAACCTGAACCTCGTGCCAGGGTAAAGCGG AAAGACGACAAATCGCAACACTTTAAAGGCCGGAACGGTGTGGTAGACAGCACTCCCATCCAGACGCCTCCGCCATTCAAACCCTCTTCACCTGATGCTCTCAGAGCATCCCTGCTTACTGTTAGCAATATCGATATTGATATCCCCGTGCAGCTGGACAATGACCTGATACAGAGACAGGTGCAGAGGCCCCAGCCTGTCGTGTCGCATCACCGGGCAGCTAATGAACCTCTCACGCACAATGTGAGCAAAGACAGCAAGGTGAGAGGGAAACCAGATCCCTTTCCCCCTCCTTCGCCACTAAAGCCTCCTCTGAAGTCTGTATCAGGTGTTTGCAGCACGAGAGAAGACGAAGGGAGGGTGGCCGGTGACTTGTCTGACTTTCAGCGACAGGCCAAATCAAACCCTGGGGACAAGTTATCTATCTCGGGGGAGAAAAAGATTTCAGATATGGACGATAAGGATGACACCATGGAGTTACTTAAAAAAGCTGATCCACAGGACCCAAATCCAGAAAACGAGGTTCTAGAAGCAGATGCAGACAATAAGAACAACACTGTGACTCTTTTCAAGCATGCTCCAGCACACCTACCTACCTCAGACATCCAA GAAAGCCTAGAATCTACTGAAAAGCTGTTAGAGCCACTCCCTCCACCACTG gaaCCCGTTAAGGAAGAATCTCCCTTACAAGCCAGTAAGCCAGATCGAGCTGCTACATGTCTAACTCCTCTGTACCTATCATCAGAACCATCTATATCacagcagcacagaggaaagcACACAAGACAGAAACATGAGGACCAGGACAAG TCCAAGGTGGCCGCTCTTAGACCTTTACCTCAGCTTCCTGTTGATACTGTAGCTGTGGAGGGGAaaaagaggagcaggaggaactCTGAGACCAAGAAAGCTGATGTGACTGTGACCTCAGAATCAGTTAGCTCCCATAATGATGGACTTTTACCAGCACCACAG gatCGTCCCCTCTCTgcaagagagagaagaagactGAGGCAGTCCCAAGAGAGTGCCAGACAACCAT GTGTTAGTGCTGTACGGAGGGCATCTTATGATGTCACGTCCACCAAGGCTGAGCACGACAGTGCCCCATTTACTCGATCTGTGTCTGCCTCTTTTGCAGAGTCCAATAGTAAG CAGGATAAACTGCTGGAGCAAAAGTCAGATGAAGATGAATGCAGCTCATCCACAAGTTCCACAGAGCGTTCAGAAGGAGACTGCAGGGAAAG AAAGACTGAATCCAGCGACATGCACGACTTAGTTAATATGATGACTCAGACTTTGAGAATGGATGTTGGAGATGGTGTAAGCGAGGGGGACAGAGGCAGATTTGGCTCTACCGCACTGCCAGAGTTTAAACTGAACAGGAAGTACAGGGATACCCTGTTGCTTCATGGGAAGGCTCGAGAGGAAGCGGAGAACTTGTCACTCGGTCAAATAG GCTCTCCATCTGGTCCGGCCAAAATAAGAAGAGCCATAGAACGTCTGAGAACAGATGTGGTGAAGGGCCTGGGGGTCAAGCTGTTGGACAAAGTGCTGGaagtgatggaggaggaggatgacgcTAAAAGAGAA ctgtgccTTCGCAACCTAATGGGAGATGAGAAGTACCAAGCCTATGCTGTAATGGTGAGGCAGCTGAAATTCTTTGAGGATATGGcctttaagatttaa
- the nek4 gene encoding serine/threonine-protein kinase Nek4 isoform X2 produces the protein MMNNYTFIRVVGKGSYGEVNLVKHKTDRKQYVIKRLNLTTSSKRERRAAEQEAQLLSQLRHPNIVTYKESWEGDDCQLYIVMGFCEGGDLYHRLKQQKGELLPERQVVEWFVQIAMALQYLHERNILHRDLKTQNIFLTKTNIIKVGDLGIARVLENQNDMASTLIGTPYYMSPELFSNKPYNHKSDVWALGCCVYEMSTLKHAFNAKDMNSLVYRIVEGKLPQMPSKYEPQLGDLIKSMLSKRPEDRPDVKLILRQPYIKRQIAMFLEATKEKTAKSRKRPVGGSGDCRTSSVSPVMSCQPKPERLAPSPQPEPRARVKRKDDKSQHFKGRNGVVDSTPIQTPPPFKPSSPDALRASLLTVSNIDIDIPVQLDNDLIQRQVQRPQPVVSHHRAANEPLTHNVSKDSKVRGKPDPFPPPSPLKPPLKSVSGVCSTREDEGRVAGDLSDFQRQAKSNPGDKLSISGEKKISDMDDKDDTMELLKKADPQDPNPENEVLEADADNKNNTVTLFKHAPAHLPTSDIQESLESTEKLLEPLPPPLEPVKEESPLQASKPDRAATCLTPLYLSSEPSISQQHRGKHTRQKHEDQDKSKVAALRPLPQLPVDTVAVEGKKRSRRNSETKKADVTVTSESVSSHNDGLLPAPQDRPLSARERRRLRQSQESARQPCVSAVRRASYDVTSTKAEHDSAPFTRSVSASFAESNSKDKLLEQKSDEDECSSSTSSTERSEGDCRERKTESSDMHDLVNMMTQTLRMDVGDGVSEGDRGRFGSTALPEFKLNRKYRDTLLLHGKAREEAENLSLGQIEGSPSGPAKIRRAIERLRTDVVKGLGVKLLDKVLEVMEEEDDAKRELCLRNLMGDEKYQAYAVMVRQLKFFEDMAFKI, from the exons ATGATGAATAATTACACTTTCATCAGGGTCGTTGGGAAAGGGAGCTATGGGGAGGTGAACTTggtgaaacacaaaacagaccGTAAACAG TATGTTATAAAGAGATTGAATTTGACCACCTCCTCCAAACGTGAACGACGTGCTGCGGAGCAGGAGGCGCAGCTGCTGTCTCAACTGCGCCATCCCAACATTGTGACTTACAAGGAGTCCTGGGAAGGAGATGACTGCCAGCTGTACATTGTGATGGGTTTCTGTGAAGGTGGAGACCTCTATCACAGGCTTAAACAACAAAAAGGAGAGCTGTTACCCGAGAGGCAGGTGGTGGAGTGGTTTGTCCAGATAGCCATGGCATTGCAG TACCTACATGAGAGGAACATTCTTCATCGGGACCTTAAAACGCAGAATATCTTCCTGACGAAAACCAACATCATTAAAGTGGGGGACCTTGGCATTGCCCGAGTACTGGAGAACCAGAATGATATGGCCAGCACACTCATAGGAACCCCATACTACATGAGTCCTGAACTCTTCTCTAATAAACCTTATAACCACAAG TCAGATGTCTGGGCCCTGGGCTGCTGTGTATATGAGATGTCTACACTGAAACATGCCTTCAATGCCAAGGACATGAACTCACTGGTGTATCGTATTGTAGAGGGAAAG CTTCCACAGATGCCCAGTAAGTATGAGCCCCAGCTTGGAGATTTAATCAAAAGCATGCTGTCTAAGAGACCTGAAGACAGGCCCGATGTCAAACTCATTCTCCGGCAGCCCTACATAAAACGACAAATTGCCATGTTCCTTGAGGCAACAAAAGA AAAAACGGCCAAGTCACGAAAAAGACCTGTTGGTGGCAGTGGTGATTGTAGGACCAgcagtgtgtcacctgtgatgTCATGTCAGCCAAAGCCTGAGAGGCTGGCTCCCAGTCCACAACCTGAACCTCGTGCCAGGGTAAAGCGG AAAGACGACAAATCGCAACACTTTAAAGGCCGGAACGGTGTGGTAGACAGCACTCCCATCCAGACGCCTCCGCCATTCAAACCCTCTTCACCTGATGCTCTCAGAGCATCCCTGCTTACTGTTAGCAATATCGATATTGATATCCCCGTGCAGCTGGACAATGACCTGATACAGAGACAGGTGCAGAGGCCCCAGCCTGTCGTGTCGCATCACCGGGCAGCTAATGAACCTCTCACGCACAATGTGAGCAAAGACAGCAAGGTGAGAGGGAAACCAGATCCCTTTCCCCCTCCTTCGCCACTAAAGCCTCCTCTGAAGTCTGTATCAGGTGTTTGCAGCACGAGAGAAGACGAAGGGAGGGTGGCCGGTGACTTGTCTGACTTTCAGCGACAGGCCAAATCAAACCCTGGGGACAAGTTATCTATCTCGGGGGAGAAAAAGATTTCAGATATGGACGATAAGGATGACACCATGGAGTTACTTAAAAAAGCTGATCCACAGGACCCAAATCCAGAAAACGAGGTTCTAGAAGCAGATGCAGACAATAAGAACAACACTGTGACTCTTTTCAAGCATGCTCCAGCACACCTACCTACCTCAGACATCCAA GAAAGCCTAGAATCTACTGAAAAGCTGTTAGAGCCACTCCCTCCACCACTG gaaCCCGTTAAGGAAGAATCTCCCTTACAAGCCAGTAAGCCAGATCGAGCTGCTACATGTCTAACTCCTCTGTACCTATCATCAGAACCATCTATATCacagcagcacagaggaaagcACACAAGACAGAAACATGAGGACCAGGACAAG TCCAAGGTGGCCGCTCTTAGACCTTTACCTCAGCTTCCTGTTGATACTGTAGCTGTGGAGGGGAaaaagaggagcaggaggaactCTGAGACCAAGAAAGCTGATGTGACTGTGACCTCAGAATCAGTTAGCTCCCATAATGATGGACTTTTACCAGCACCACAG gatCGTCCCCTCTCTgcaagagagagaagaagactGAGGCAGTCCCAAGAGAGTGCCAGACAACCAT GTGTTAGTGCTGTACGGAGGGCATCTTATGATGTCACGTCCACCAAGGCTGAGCACGACAGTGCCCCATTTACTCGATCTGTGTCTGCCTCTTTTGCAGAGTCCAATAGTAAG GATAAACTGCTGGAGCAAAAGTCAGATGAAGATGAATGCAGCTCATCCACAAGTTCCACAGAGCGTTCAGAAGGAGACTGCAGGGAAAG AAAGACTGAATCCAGCGACATGCACGACTTAGTTAATATGATGACTCAGACTTTGAGAATGGATGTTGGAGATGGTGTAAGCGAGGGGGACAGAGGCAGATTTGGCTCTACCGCACTGCCAGAGTTTAAACTGAACAGGAAGTACAGGGATACCCTGTTGCTTCATGGGAAGGCTCGAGAGGAAGCGGAGAACTTGTCACTCGGTCAAATAG AAGGCTCTCCATCTGGTCCGGCCAAAATAAGAAGAGCCATAGAACGTCTGAGAACAGATGTGGTGAAGGGCCTGGGGGTCAAGCTGTTGGACAAAGTGCTGGaagtgatggaggaggaggatgacgcTAAAAGAGAA ctgtgccTTCGCAACCTAATGGGAGATGAGAAGTACCAAGCCTATGCTGTAATGGTGAGGCAGCTGAAATTCTTTGAGGATATGGcctttaagatttaa
- the spcs1 gene encoding signal peptidase complex subunit 1 — translation MLPIFKSIPTHMDYKGQKLAEQIFQGIILISAAIGFVYGLIIEQFGWTVYIVLAGFAVSCVLTLPPWPMFRRNPLSWQPALPESTAEPSQKPQESTKKKKHK, via the exons ATGCTGCCTATATTCAAGTCTATCCCCACGCATATG GATTATAAAGGTCAGAAGCTGGCAGAACAGATTTTCCAGGGAATAATACTCATCTCAGCG GCGATTGGATTTGTGTACGGTCTGATCATTGAACAGTTCGGGTGGACAGTGTACATTGTCTTGGCTGGTTTTGCTGTCTCCTGTGTG TTGACCTTGCCTCCATGGCCTATGTTCAGAAGGAATCCTCTGTCCTGGCAGCCGGCTTTACCAGAGAGCACTGCAGAGCCCAGCCAAAAACCTCAGGAAAGCaccaaaaagaagaagcacaaaTAA
- the glt8d1 gene encoding glycosyltransferase 8 domain-containing protein 1, which produces MGLRRVNVIILVLLAVAFLIIVQRNLLNLSDFLHTEKPDEGLILPFESELSPDLNSARTGEEIPVLITAAEDRLGAVVAAMNSVYRNSKANVVFNIVTLNETVAHLKAWLSNTRLNSVKYKIVIFKPELLNGKISKDPQTPEAAKLLTFARFYLPAYIPEAEKAIYLDDDVIVQGDIQELYETNLKPGHAAAFSDDCDSASAKGIVRGAGNQNNYIGFLDFKKEAIKKLGMRANTCSFNPGVFIANLTEWKNQNITQQLEHWMELNTQEDLYGKTLADSVTTPPLLIVFYKRHSSIDPMWHVRHLGVTGAGSRYSSQFVKAAKLLHWNGHYKPWGRGSSFTDVWDKWFIPDPTGKFHPVRRHTGDS; this is translated from the exons ATGGGACTGAGGAGAG TTAACGTGATCATTCTTGTGCTGCTGGCTGTTGCCTTCCTCATCATAGTCCAGCGAAATCTCCTCAATCTCAGTGACTTTTTGCACACAGAAAAGCCAG ATGAAGGGCTGATTCTTCCCTTTGAGTCTGAACTGTCTCCAGACTTGAATTCGGCAAGGACGGGTGAGGAGATTCCTGTTCTCATCACCGCTGCTGAGGACAGACTTGGTGCTGTTGTTGCTGCCATGAACAGTGTGTACAGGAACAGCAAAGCCAATGTTGTCTTCAACATCGTGACCTTGAATGAAACCGTCGCTCACTtaaa aGCATGGCTGAGTAATACTAGACTAAACAGTGTCAAATATAAGATAGTAATTTTTAAGCCTGAGTTACTTAATGGGAAGATATCTAAGGATCCTCAGACCCCGGAGGCTGCAAAACTA ctgACCTTTGCCAGGTTTTATCTTCCTGCTTACATTCCCGAAGCAGAGAAAGCTATCTATTTGGACGATGATGTCATTGTACAAG gtgacatTCAGGAGCTCTATGAAACCAACCTCAAACCAGGACATGCCGCAGCCTTCTCTGATGACTGTGACTCGGCATCTGCCAAAGGCATTGTTCGTGGTGCGGGAAATCAG AATAATTACATTGGCTTCTTGGATTTCAAGAAAGAAGCTATCAAGAAGCTGGGGATGAGAGCCAACACTTGCTCTTTCAATCCCGGGGTCTTCATTGCCAACTTGACTGAATGGAAGAACCAAAACATCACCCAGCAGCTGGAGCACTGGATGGAGCTCAACACACA GGAGGATCTATACGGTAAAACCCTCGCAGATAGCGTTACCACTCCTCCACTCCTCATTGTTTTTTACAAACGCCACTCTAGCATTGACCCCATGTGGCACGTGAGACACCTTG GTGTAACAGGTGCTGGAAGCCGCTATTCTTCCCAGTTTGTGAAAGCTGCCAAACTCCTGCATTGGAACGGACACTATAAGCCCTGGGGGCGAGGATCCTCCTTTACTGATGTGTGGGACAAGTGGTTCATTCCCGACCCCACAGGAAAATTTCACCCTGTGCGAAGACACACGGGGGACAGCTAG